One window from the genome of Pseudanabaena yagii GIHE-NHR1 encodes:
- a CDS encoding dihydrofolate reductase family protein produces the protein MGQLILYIATSLDGYVARSSGEVDWLFTDQDYGYEDFYSSIDRLIMGRNTYEQIQSWGEYPYADKVGFVFSQTLQGDRDENVTFVSSDLVSFVKDLKNQEGKDIWLVGGAAIAKTCLEQHLVDKFILSIHPIILGKGIALFAPPLPTLPLSLESCQAFETGLVQLTYQTYQNHTGLKES, from the coding sequence ATGGGACAGCTAATTTTGTACATTGCCACTAGCTTGGATGGCTATGTTGCGCGTAGTTCTGGCGAGGTAGATTGGCTTTTTACCGATCAAGATTATGGCTATGAGGATTTTTATAGTTCGATCGATCGTTTAATTATGGGACGCAATACCTATGAGCAGATCCAATCGTGGGGCGAGTATCCATACGCAGATAAGGTAGGATTTGTTTTTTCGCAAACTCTCCAAGGCGATCGCGACGAGAATGTAACTTTTGTGTCTAGCGATTTAGTTAGTTTTGTTAAAGACCTAAAAAATCAGGAAGGAAAAGACATCTGGTTAGTCGGTGGTGCAGCGATCGCTAAGACCTGTTTAGAGCAGCATCTGGTGGATAAATTTATTCTGTCAATACACCCGATAATTTTAGGTAAAGGAATAGCTTTATTCGCACCTCCATTACCCACGTTGCCCTTAAGTTTGGAGAGTTGTCAGGCTTTTGAAACTGGTTTAGTGCAACTCACTTATCAAACTTATCAAAACCATACTGGACTTAAAGAATCATGA